The Cervus canadensis isolate Bull #8, Minnesota chromosome 21, ASM1932006v1, whole genome shotgun sequence genomic interval CTGGCCCGAGAGGCTGTCCCCTCAGCTGGGAAGTCTCCATTCCGAGGGCTGATTATTTGACATTAGCGATCAAGAACTAAAAGCTGTAACATAGGACCACATCGGTCACAGGAAGGAAGGGGACCATGGCCAAGAGAAATCCCGAAGGTTGGAAGGCCAGTTCAGCCCAAATATCTCATTAAAACCAAATCCCACAACCCTCCTGAAACATACAGCATTGGAGCCATTGCTTTCACTTCTCAAAAATGTTCCACAGTTGTGACCAGACTCTGGAAGCTGGGAGCTGTTACACAGTTGGTGCATGTGTATGTAACACATCAAAAATCAATGTGTGAAACCTTGATAATTGGGTCTGATTACACCCAGAATTTGCATGTATAGAGAAAAGCTAAATCACTTAACAGAACCTTTCCAGCATGGTAACAATGCACTCGCGACACAGTTTACTCTTCATTTTACACCCATATCACAGCCCATTGTTTGTGCATAACCAGTTATGTTCTATGAAGCTCAGAATTGTCACAATCAAGTCAGTTTTGAATCATGTCACTCTATGCTGGTTTTAGCAGTCACCATAAGAAACATGAAGTCACATCCGACTCAAAGGACTGTCCATTTCTCACACGTAGAAAAACCTGAGATGTGAGTCAGCAACTAGCTACACTTACAGTAAAGAACAACATGAACACCCACCCACCacccttagaaaaaaaaaaaaaaaaagctgctgacGTGAATTAAGGCTTCAGAACAGGACCAGACTGTAGCTGACAAAACTCAAGCCAGGAAGTTTAAAAGCAGGTAAGTACTATCACTTGTTTACTTGTTCTAATCACCTAGTTTCAGCTGCCAGGGTTGATTCCATACAGTGATTGTAGGTACGGACTGAGACCACTTGGTCCCGCTCCATTTTGGTGTCCCTTCTACTAAAAAATGCTGGGGGTAGTTTGAGAATAGTGTGGGTGTGTCTTTCCACTCTGCTTGCGATGAAACAAAATTTGTCTGCCTCCTCCTCACCTTTCTATACCATTGAGTTCTGAGCACTCCTGGCTTACGAAAGCCTCTCCGCCCTAGCAGTATGAAAGCCTAAGGAAATCGTAGAAAATACCACCTTCGTCACgtgctaaggggaaaaaaaaaaccactgagaaaataaaagcccCCTGCTGCTCCTCAGTAATTTTATCTTCTCTTACCTTCCACCGTTTTCTGCCTCTTGGTAGTTTCCAATAAAATAACACCTTATTGTTCCATTTTCACAAAATACCTCTGTGCAGTGaaaccaaaatagaaaatacCTAGTTTGGCTGAGACCTTGAAGGGGGTGCTGCTCTGCTACCAAATAAATTCACATCTGGCTTGAAACCAGGTTAACCTTTACTTCCCAGGATTAACAAGCCCATCTTGaacagttttgatttagaaagaGGGAGGTAGACTCATTTAGCCTCCCAACATTAGCTTAAATCATGATGCTGCCAGATTCCTGGCTGTTCAGTTGATCTCAGATAGCTTCACCTTCCTTCTTCACAAAGccgagaagaagaaagaggagccGGACCACTTCCATCCAGGCCTAACTGGAAATGCCTGCAGAGACCGTCTAAATTGGTCGAAAGGTGTGACTAGCTACCTACCTGTTCACAATGCCTAGAAACCGGGCCACCAGACCTGGTAGTGGTGAAAGCCCCGACTTTCTGTCTGAGGTACTGGGGTTGCTCTAAAGTAGGTCTTGGCAAGGCCCCCTAATGGTCGGTCAGCAGAATGACGCTGGCAGCCAGCGCAGCGGCTGGCGGGTGCGCTTGGATCTGTGCATCGGCTTTGGACGTGATGGTTCCTTGTGGATTTACCATTAGGTTTTGTTCCTAACGGGGTCTCCCCGCCCGACCCACAGGCTGGCTCAGTCTCAGCGCTAAGGTGCACTACGGAAGGGACCAGACAGGACTAGGATCTGAGATCTCTTTGTAGCACAACAAGAGAACGGTGGGGTCTTCCGTCCTCCAACTCCAAGTAGAACTCAGTCTAGTAAGAACGGGAGGATGTGCAATCCATTGCATAGAACTGTGTCACGTGTCTGGGGGAAAGCTGGCCTGGGCCCTTCCATTCGTGTTGAGAGAAGTATTAGCTGCTCTCTCAACtgcagatgttaaaaaaaaaaaaagaatggtgtgGATCCATGTGTTGTTTTTACACCATAGCtccattttcaaaaaatatatatgtacatatatatatttcagatttacAGGGAATTAGTTTTCGTGAACAAGACAAGTCCTGTCCACGGGAGTCACAAGTGCCCTCCTGCTCAGGAGACCTCGATGATTTCCATGCTGCCTGAAAAGCTTGACTGGCTGCCCACCTTGCCCAGTTCCTCCCGCGACCGGTTCTCAGACCTGATGCTCTCACCGAACTCCATCTGGCAGCTGCGACGCTTGAACTGCTTCTCGAAGGGGCTCTCCTCGTGCCAGCTGCGCCGGGAGTCGGCCCTGTCGCCGGGCTTGTGGCGCCGGCGCACCGAGTGCCCAGGGTCCCCGCCACACGTGGGCAGCTGGCTGCAGCTGAAGGCAGGGTGGCCCGCGCGGCCCCCGTAGACGGCCGAGGCCGAGTAGAAGTGCGGGGGCTCTGGTGTGAAATACCAGCTCTTGGTCAGGGCCGGGGCGGAGGTCTGGGGGGCCAGGAGGTCCGAGTGCCAGCCCTCCAGGCCCAGCCCCGTGGCCGACGTGGCCAGGTGCTGCTGGCTGGCCGAGAGGCCGAAGAGGAAGCGGGGCTGCCCGCGGTCCTCCACGCTCCCGCTGCGGTGCAGGGGCGACCACAGGGGCCGCCCCGGCCGGGGCCGCGCACCCTGGCCGCTGCCGTCGGAGGGCCGGGGCGGCGGGGCCTCCTCGCGGTCCGGGCTGGCCTCCGGCGTCTGCTCTGACACCTCCTGCACCGGAGAGAACTGGCAGGGCTGGCAGGGCTTGCCCGTGCCTTCCAGGCCGGAGGCGGCGGGCTTGTAGAGCTCCAGGGCGGCCTCGGGCGATGAGAGCCCGCCGGACGTCGGGGACACCGACTTGATGTCCAGCGAGAAGGAGCGCTTGAGGCGGCCACTGTCCTCCAGCCTGTCCGAGGGCAGGTGGAGCCCGTTGAGCGCCTGGACCAGGGGGCTGTCGTCGGGGGCCGTGCTGGGGGGTGCAGGCCGGGGCCCCGCCCCCTCGGAGGGAGCGGGAGCCGGGCGGGTGCGGGGAGGCCCTGGGGGCAGCTGGCTCCCCTGTGCGCCCTCCACGGGGCCCGGCCCGGCAACCGACTCGCTTGGCTTCTCCAGGGGCAGCAGCTTCAGTTTGCTCTTGGGCCCAGCGGCCCCGGTCTGGCTCTTAATCCTCTTCTCATAGTCCAGGAGCTGGCCCAGGAAATTGAAGTTGGGAGATATagtaggtcttttttctttcacaaatcTGTGAGGAGTGGGAAAAACCAGAAAGGCTTGAATCTGACAGCTGACCTGTTAAAGTTATTCAGGTACAGTAAGTGAAGAGGTGAGACTGAATGATCAGAGAGGTCTTCCCAAGACCTTTGGAAGATGGCTGGTTTAAAAGTTCAGGGagcaggtggaggaggaggtATGGGCCTCTGCCTTGGGGAGCTTTACAGGAGGACCCTGAGAATGCTAGAaagcagggagcccagccctcaaagttctaggttcatcctcCCTATTTTCAAGGACTTAAGGCTtccagtgggtttccctggttagtttagctggtaaagaatccacctgcaatgcaggagaccccagttcgattcctgggctggcaagttttcttggagaagggataggctaacccctacagtattcttgggcttccctggtggcttagagggtaaagaatccgcctgcaatgcaggagacctgggttcgatccctgggttgggacgatcccctggaggagggcatggcaacccactccagtattcttgcctggagaatccccatggtcagaggagcctggtgggctccagtccatggggtcacacagagtcgaacacgactgagggacttcagcATGTGCACAATGTTTCCCATGCAGCTGGTAAGAGATGATTCTTTCCTCACCACCTGGGacaccctcaccccccaccccgcccctgctCTGGTGTTCCCATCAGAAGTATAGCTTAACAGGCACGCCACCTTCAACTTTCCAATGTCAACGTCCCCACAGTGACTTCGAGAAATTTCACATCTATAATTAATGACCAAAAGAGAGAGGGTATCAGATGGCCAGAGCATCAAAGCACACACTTCTCAGTTCCCTGCTCTTTGTATTTAATGGGACAGAATAACCAGTCACACAGTGGACTCTGCTAAGCATGATGTTAATGCACTAACAAGAGTATTAGCTCATTCCGCCCTCAAAACTACCCTCCATCACAGAGGTACACACAGTTATTAAAGGATGGGGCTGGGATTCAAAACCAGGTCTAACATCTGGATTCATTCCTGTAACCACCTTGTTAAAAGAGTCACCAAGGGATCAAAACTAGTAGTAAACAGCTTTTCCATTTCATTGCAGAAACAAAGATTCAGAAATAGTAGATATGTTCTTTAGTGGCCCCTGACTCTCACGGACACGCCTCAGAAGATGGAGTGAAACTACCCTAAGAATTTgaataaggaaggaaagagaaaactcaaaaataaactcCTTAGAAATACGTAAcctaaagcaaaaattaacaaagccaGAAATAACTGGCTCAACTGTGACAAGTGTAAATACAGGGTCTTCATGCTAAGATCCCCTATGAGGATATGAGGGTGCCTTTCCTGCTGGTTTGTGTGGGGTTCAGGAGGACCTTAGGGGGCTAAGCCAGAGGGGAGGACCTGCCTTCCCACTTCCTTCCTCCAGTGAGAAACCGTTCGAGTAGCTCATTTCTTTGTTCCAAATTTTccaacttgagaaaaaaaatcctattgtTACAACAGGTCTGGTtctgtgtgcatatatttatTGATCCGTTATCACATGGAGACTAACCACCTCTATCCAAAAAGATACACAGAGGGCTCTGCTTCATACGTCCCTCAACACAACCCCAGTCCTTGGTGCTGCCGTCACTGGCTGCCTTCTGTCTGGAGAATGAGATTGGGGGCAACCAGTCAAAATTATACACTGCAAAATCTGGGCAAGTCTATGGACGGCCACATGCAAATCAATGAGGTTAaaacacaccctcacaccatgcataaaaaataaactcaaaatggcttaaagacttaaatataagacatgacaccataaaagtcctaaaagaaaacataggcaaaacattctctgacataaattgtactgATGTTTTCTTAAGACCGTCTCCCAAGGTAATAGaagtaaaaaccaaaataaacaaatgggacccaatcaATCTTAggagcttttgcacagcaaaggaaaccataaaacaaaaagacaaccaaggaatgagagaaaatatttgcaaatgatgtgactgacaagggcttaatttctaaaatatacaaacaatccaataaaaaaatgggctgaagacctaaatagatatttcaccaaagaagacatacagatggccaatgggGACATGAAAAAGACGTCTGTCATCGCTaattagagacatgcaaatcaaaactacagtgagatatcacctcccaCAAATCACAATGGCCATCactgaaaagtctacaaataatacatGTTGGAGAGGttatgcagaaaagggaaccttcttacaccaTTGATGGGAAGGTAAATTAGTGtggccactatagaaaacagtacagaagttcctcaaaaaacaaaatagagttgccatatgatccagcaatcccactcttgggcatatactcagacaaaagtataatttcaaaaaatacattcacaccaatgttcacagcagcactattcacaatagccaagacacggaaacgacctaaatgttcaccaacagatgaatggataaagatgtgtgtgtacacacacacacacgaatattactcagccatgaaaaggaatgaaataatgccagtaGCAACAACATGGGTggtcctagagattatcatactaagtgaagtcagaaacagaaatacCATATGCTGTCACTTCTATGTGGGATCTAAAACACAACACAAGTGAACAtatctacgaaacagaaacagacataagAACAAATCTGTGATTgccaagggaggggaggggaagattGGGCGCTTGGGATTAGCTGGTgtcaactattatatataggctggataaacaacaaggtcctaatatcctgtgataaaccataatggaaaagaatataaaaaagaatatgtgcctgcatagctgaatcactttgccacaCAGCAGAAATtaccaacattgtaaatcaattatgcttcaataaatattaaaaaaaaaaaaaactgggcaaGTCTAGATTGTGAATGGAGTTTGACAATTATTTGGTTTTATACTTACATATACTGGACTTTATCCTCagtgaaagtgagagagagtCTGAAGCACAGTAGGAATTCTATAATGAGTATTCTCCTGGAGCATTTTTTCTCATGTGTAAATTAGAACAAATGATATTTCTCTAGGGAAAGATCTCTAGATTTGCTGtttcttaaacttaaaaaaactcaggacttccctggtggctcagatggtaaagaatctgcctgcagtgcaggagacccaggttcgatccctgggtcatgaagatcctctggagaagggaatggcaacccactccagtattcttgcctggagaaccccatgggcaggggaccctggcaggctacagtccatggggtcgcaaagagttggacatgactgagtgtctaatactttcacttttttcaaactTAATGAAGCAGCTGAGGATGAACTTGATTCACGGGAGGGTAGAATTAGtgctaaattataaaaatacatttttctccaaccttgaaacatttaaaaatcaagtcaCCTGTAAAGAGTGTTAACTAAAATAATCGTGGTCACCCACTCTCATATCTCCTCACGATTTAGGTCAAAGGAGAAGCCACTCACATAGGGCATGTTCCTGTCCTCACCTGTAAGCTTCATCCAAGGACATATCCATCCTCTTCATGATGTAGGCGATGGCGATGGTGGCGGAGCGGGAGATCCCTGCCAAGCAGTGCACAAGGACACATCCATTGGAGGCTTTTGCTTTCTCTGTAGGAGTCAAATTCAGAAAAGATCATTAACAACAACTTTGTTCAGCAGTAAAGTTGTGTTTCCATGTACTCACACAATGTCCTTCACCTGCCGACGCAAAGTAAAGTCCCTCTCTTGATACTTATCtattttccctttcaatactcTTTTAAGGAGGTAGGGAACACGATTTCCCCACCATTTTCATAGAGAACAGAGAAGGTCCCCACATGTGTTAATAAGCAATTTGTCCCTAATCCAGGTTGCCTCTCATTCAATACATTTCACTGcattttttaattatgtaatatttttatgactCTCCCTGAGTATAAATCATAGATTGTGATCACATGATTCTACTTGCTTGGCATAGAAAACTTCAAAAATACAGAATAGTATACAAGAAAATAACATCCAAAATCCTAAGATTTTAGCTAATATTTTGTTTACCCATGTTGTCTGACACTTCAGCTTTTTGCTAATTACATAAGAGAcctttttccagttttaagaaacaactgacatataacatattTTAGGTGTATGACataatgatttaaatatataagattaaatttcaaaagcactttttccttttaaacatacGTGACACATTACTGTGTAAacagcagggaggtggggagggggagacctAGTCCCAGTGACACTACATCACAACGTGAAAAGATGCCAAATCAAGGATCTTAAATGCCAACCCACAGAACCCTTCTTCCTCATAGAAAAATAGCTTCCCCATTCTTCTCCAGGAGACTTTTCGCTACGACATAAAATGGCTCACTGAACTTTATTTCTGAACTCAAGGAGAAACAATGTGTGCACCATGAATCAGGTTTAGTGGGTCCTTGAATGAGGACCAAGGGAACTCTGACCTCTTCCCTGAGATCATACTATCACACTGCGTCATGCTCACTGCTCATAACATGGCAGGACTCTGTTAGAACCAAGAACCAGGGAAATTCAATCACACAGTCCTGCCACCTCTCACTGTAGATGAGCTTTAAAAGCTTTCTCGTGGGTTAGGATGAAGTTACCCCAGAGCCTGGAAGCAACCACCACTTCAGTCGGTACTATGACGGCCTCAATTCTGAACAGTTAACCTGTGTGCTTACCTGCTGCCATCAACTTCCCTTTTCGTTCTGTTTTCATTGATTAACTATCAAAAGTTTACCAAGCCTTATGTTAATGTTCCTGTAATTAACAGCTATCCCAGGGACTCTGCTCTGGCAGCTGAATAATAGAAGGCTCCAGTCTCGCCACCTCTGTTTACATATTACAAACATCTAACGTGCATGATGTATTATTTGTTATATACAGAGCACTGAAGGGCTTTGAGGTAGTACATGAACAATCAAGCAGTTTCCCTTTAAATAGAGAAATCaaacacaataaaacaataacaaaggaATACAAGACAAcattgaaataaagaaataaggacaCACTATACAACATAATAGTACATAAACTCATGTCTACAAAGTCCACGACCTCCTGGGCCTCCACAGCTCTCCTCCCCCTCTTTACTAGTCAGTATTTAGCCTAGACTGCTCTTAGTACTTCCTTTTTAACCTTGGCTACCGAGAAGCTCAAAGCCAAGGTTTTCACTCAATTTCAACAGGGAACTGTGATTCGGATTTTACTGGACCTTTATTAGCCACACATTACTTGGTTCTTGATCTTCTATCCCATTTTAATGGTAATATGGATGAATGTGTGTTACCTTCTGATCCCAACCTCTTCCTGTAAGCTGCTTCAAATTCTTACTGGAAATAGGCtggcttgaaatatttttttaatgttgacagTATCCTCTCATTTTTAGTAATTATCTCAGAACTAGAATCGAAGGGCCGAGAAGGGTTTTGCTTCTAATGCTCTCCCAAAGTACTGAACACTGAGCACACAGTATAAACCCTGTATACACAGGCCGGCTGGccgaaacatattttaaaaggtaatctttataaaaaaaaattgaaaaaggctGGAAGGAAATAAAGCTATGATGATAACAGATGTGTTAGGATGTTGAGGgtataggttcccttttctctgtttttcaaattttctgtgtGGTACTTATACTGCTTTTACAACTGTTTGgatgatgtattttaaaaatctaattaaaaagtGATTATACGGAAGTGGAGCTCATTAGAATACATTTCTTGTCAGAACTGTGTGCTAAACTGAGTCTCTTAAGGCAAAGGAAGGAATGCCCATAGacctggaggagagaagggaaacatTCAACAAAGACCCACAGTGGGGCTGGACCACTGCTCAGAAAAGAGGCTTGCCTGGTGCGTGCTAGGTGGGAAGGGACTGAACCGGAGGTTCTCAGAGGTGGGGAGCAGCTGCTGGAGAGTCTGGGAAACTCGGGCAAAGGACCCGAGACACTTAAGTAGCCTCTGCAGGTGCTGAATAGGGGCAACAGGAAGGCATGGATGGGGAAaactggaaattaaaacaaaagcaggTTGCTACTACAACAATCCAAGGAtaagaaaaagatatatgtatttttcagttttgcctatatttttcttttatcaattCAAGGTTAAAAaagaggaggtggggggaagttcaagagggaggggacatatgtatatacctatggctgattcatgttgatatctGGCAGAAACCTATGCAATTCTGTAAAGGAATTACCCTTcaattgaaaaatgaatgaattaaaaaaaaaaaagaagataacaaATGAAATGGATGAAGGGGAGAAGTTACAAAGGTGAAAATGGAGGAAGTAATAACTGAGGTGGCAGAGTACATCTctataagaaaaaatagaaaaaggcttctcagataattttttaattcaGCTACTATTTATTAACAGCCAGTTACAAGTCGGGCACCGTGCAAATGTTTATATGTATTATCTATTTTAATCCATAAAACATCCTTATAAGGTATATACAGGTATACAGTATACCTTATAAGATAAATACATTATCTTCAGTCATCAGATCAGTAGACTAAGGAACAGAGAATTTTTAGTAACTCACCCAGAATCACTTAACTGATAACCAAGGGAGGCAGGACTCAAATACAGTTTGGCTTCAAAGTATATCCTCTTAATTACCTCCCTGTGTTGCCTACAAAAGCCCTGAGTTTGctgtgggggaggtggggcaggagcCTGTACAAACAGTCAGCTGGGCTGGGGGCCTAGTCAGGGTCCCAAGCACAGACAGGCAATTGTGCTcatctccacctccctctcctaaGAGCAAAGGCAACACTCAAACCTGAGCCTTTCCAACAAACCCAGGAGCTTACTGAAATTTAATCTGAAAGATAAAAAGTACGAGCCTGAAGTTAGTAAGTCCTGGTACGAGGGTACATCTTTATGTTCTCTGCCATGACTAACCAAGGCTTTAAATGGCCTGGCGGAGACTAGCACCTCTAGTGAACACAGGCTGAATTCCACCGTGGGCTGGAGGTATTGCACTGGATGGTCTGGGTGGGAAAAGGGTGGTGGCCCTAACAGTAAATAGGGCCAAGCAAGTGAACTACTGGTAAGTAAAAATATCTTCAGATAtacaattataatatatatttgggTATGTATCTCACCAACTTGGAACATGGTAAAGTTCCTTTTGTATGAATTAAAAGCAGCCAATAGCTCCCATGAAGTCAAAGAAAAGTAAGCTGGAGGCAAAGTTCCCTCTTTCTTACCAACCCTCCTAAAGCTTAGACACTGTCATGACTTAACAGAATCAGGTTTTCTTCTGAATTTAGGCTCTGAAACCATACTTTTAGTTGAAATCAGAGCCGATTACCTCTGGATCAATGTGACATTTAATGGGAACATTAACTATAACCATCGTCTTTCAAACAGGCAAACACTGAATGATATGCTGAATACTTCCTAGAAGTAGAATGGCGGGAAAAATTAATTATGGGAGTTTTGTTTGTGATGATTTCCATGCGAATTATCTAAGCCATTTATCTTCTGGTGTTTCACAGGATGCATGTCTATTAAAGAGAAGTCTTGGCAATCTGAAATCTTGAGAAAAGGGGGATCTGTTTCAAAATTACCCAAAGTTCCAAAAGCACTGTCTAGAAAATTCCTCtcacagatgaaaggataaagtgAGGGGCTTAATTTACATAGTTACATTGTTTAAAAGGaatcagttcttttaaaaaaaaaactttcagtaaTCAATTCGAGAGTATTTAATTATGGATGACGGTGCTCCAGCTAATGACTGGGGGAAAACCAACGAAAACTTCTCACATGGACATCAAGAGTCACACCTAGTCATGCTGCCCAGGAGCAACGAACCCATGTCATTGGTTTAGCCATTTTCCACCAAAACCACATTTCAAGTAAATGTCAATGATTTCCTACCAGCAGACCTGATTTCAAGGCACCAAAAATGTCATAGCAGTGCCAGAagctgggagctggggaggcTCCAGGGCTGACGGGCCCAGTGAGCAGAACAAAGTACCATCCAGACCAGACCCTGTCACAGTCATCACCAAGGAATGACCGCAcgaatgtgagtgtgtgtgttggaaTTTCATTAGACCCAATACTACTAATACTTGAAATTGCTGGCACACAGATGGAGGCTTAGGAATCTTGTGacataaaaactttaaatgtaatgggattagtttccaCAGGACTTGGCTGTTCTCTGGGGAAAGCACAGCAGCAAGGCAGAAACAGGTTAAGGAATGCCACCAGAGTTTCCGAAAGTCTTTTATAGGATCTGATGAAGTGGGTGGCAAGTTTAATCCCAGAAAGCTTAACCCATTTTCAAACACTCGCAAATCTGTAATCGCAGATGCCATCAGGCTTAACCCTGCGAATGTTCGAGTTAGCTAAGATGTCACAAGGCCAGTCCCTTAGGGACAGCATGGCCCACACGGCACACACGTCACCTGGCCACGGAATGAGATAAGCGGCGTCATGTTTGTTTTCAGACTTGTGAAATCTGTGAAGTAGGTTCCTTTTCTCTAATGAGAGAAAAGGGGAGGGCGGGGTATACTCATACACGAGACTATAACCCAAAGGATTTGTAATATCACTTGAGCTACTTACCAATAAAATCCACTGATTTGTCCAACCACGGCAAAATTTTCTCACAAAAGCTATCATTCACAGGCACTCGCAGGAAATGAGATTCGGGGATAAAGTCAGGCTTGGGGCAGGTATTGCTGGCATTTAAAACATAACCAATCCCATTCTGTTGCATCAGCTCCTAGGGAAGGAAAGAACAATTAAAGTGACATAACGTAATAGCACgatcatttttaaagagaaaaacgtAATATGATGATTAAAATGACTAGTTTCCTTGAAGCGATCAGGTTTCATTCAGTCGGTAAAATCCAAAAACCTAGCACAATGACACGTGAAGACAAGTTtaaagcagaatttttaaaaattgaagtatagttaatttataatgtgttagtttcaagtgtacagcaaagggactcagttatac includes:
- the DUSP16 gene encoding dual specificity protein phosphatase 16, translated to MAHEMIGTQIVTERLVALLESGTEKVLLIDSRPFVEYNTSHILEAININCSKLMKRRLQQDKVLITELIQHSAKHKVDLDCSQKVVVYDQSSQDVASLAADCFLTVLLGKLEKSFSSVHLLAGGFAEFSRCFPGLCEGKSTLVPTCISQPCLPVANIGPTRILPNLYLGCQRDVLNKELMQQNGIGYVLNASNTCPKPDFIPESHFLRVPVNDSFCEKILPWLDKSVDFIEKAKASNGCVLVHCLAGISRSATIAIAYIMKRMDMSLDEAYRFVKEKRPTISPNFNFLGQLLDYEKRIKSQTGAAGPKSKLKLLPLEKPSESVAGPGPVEGAQGSQLPPGPPRTRPAPAPSEGAGPRPAPPSTAPDDSPLVQALNGLHLPSDRLEDSGRLKRSFSLDIKSVSPTSGGLSSPEAALELYKPAASGLEGTGKPCQPCQFSPVQEVSEQTPEASPDREEAPPPRPSDGSGQGARPRPGRPLWSPLHRSGSVEDRGQPRFLFGLSASQQHLATSATGLGLEGWHSDLLAPQTSAPALTKSWYFTPEPPHFYSASAVYGGRAGHPAFSCSQLPTCGGDPGHSVRRRHKPGDRADSRRSWHEESPFEKQFKRRSCQMEFGESIRSENRSREELGKVGSQSSFSGSMEIIEVS